The Dermacentor andersoni chromosome 1, qqDerAnde1_hic_scaffold, whole genome shotgun sequence genomic interval aattagattttttttaaaaattaatttagTAACGTTGTTGGAAGCGCCAATTTGAAGTTAGCTGTGAAGCCATGGTGAAGCTAAGACTAGCCAAAGCCGCCAAAGGGCGTTTACCAACATCTAGACCGTTCGCTCCGGTAGTTTCTTGCTCAGTTTAGATTCAGTACATGTTGACATCGACGTAGCGCAATAAGGTAACCGAAAAGGCTGCAGCAGAAGCTGTTTTCTGGTCGTCAGAATGCGGCGTCGCGTTGGCGGGGTTGGAGCCATCCAAAAGCAGCAGCTAACCCAGGCACGGTTCAAGGACCGCGGCACAGAGCTTGCTGAAGAACAACTGCAGCAAATGACTCGGCAGATGGAGGCATTCCGGGCCAAGCTGCAGGGATTTGCTGCTAAGCATAAGAATGACATCCGCAAGAACCCGCAGTTTCGGCGACAGTTCCAAGAAATGTGCGCCACGGCCGGAGTTGACCCGCTGGCATCAAGTAAGGGCTTCTGGGCCGACATGCTTGGAGTCGGCGACTTCTACTACGAGCTTGGCGTCCAGATAATCGAAGTGTGTCTTGCGACATCGCACCGTAACGGTGGCCTAATGAGCCTCGAAGAGCTTAGGGAGAGGGTGACTAAATCTCGCAGTAGCGCCCATAGGCAAGAAGAGATAACACAGGACGATCTTCTGCGAGCCATCGAGAAGCTCAAGGCGCTGGGAAAGGGATTCCAACTCATCTCTATCGGCTGTCGTTATTTAGTTCAATCAGTGCCTACAGAACTAAGCCTCGACCATACTAATGTCATTAAGCAGGCCGGAACTACAGGTTATGCTTCGGTAGGTTCTTTGGTGCAGGATTTGGGCTGGGACAACGACCGTGCGCAGAAAGCTCTCGAAGATCTGCTAAAGGAGGGCCTGGTTTGGTTGGACacgcaagcgcctaaggagcaccTCTACTGGTTTCCCGGACTCGTTCGATAGCTTGAAAGGGCAGGTGCGCTGCTCTGCCCAGGCCGTTTTGCCTTGCACGCCAATACAGGCGTTTTGTGTTGCTCGTGTGTACGACACTCGAATGTTATTGCAGTGCCCTATGAGTCACTTTATATTGTCTCCAATTACGGTGCACGGTGACAaagttgcaaaataaaatgttgctctGCGACATGCCATTTACTGTGTCACATCACATTCAGCTTTAAGATGTGTGTGGTTGGGAAGGTGTGCTCTGTTTCGTGTGTTCTGAACACATTATCGAGCCATTTATCATGTTGCATGCTTTTAAAGCAGCCCTCAAACATCTTGTTGAATTTGCAGTTCCTCTGTTTAGGTTTTTCCTCGTCTTGTGAAAGTGAGTGCAATGGCTGGTACAGATACGGTTAGAGTATGTGTAATGCCTAACCAATCACGTACCTTAGCCATTTGTGATTTCACTGAACTTGTTGATTGCACAAGGAGAATGCCTAATGAGGGCTTTAATCTTCACTTGACATAATACAAGCAGCAAAAGTTTGCAAAGAGTAAAACACCGACAATTATGATGCTCCctagcactgctctatacgtgttttcatttcactatATATGAGTTTGTGCGGACAATCTTTCTCgtgcgactgccttgctaatctggagattgcgagagccagcacgtgggtgacacgtgggcgcgattcacagcaaccaccgcagacagacctcccaggcgcgtgctactctggcaccatcacgtagccattgtcgccacactgcacttttcttctaccctcctcctcctccgctttcctagcatctttcatcccctgctgcaCTCCACGttctctctttcatccttcgctgtgtttgttcgctcggttacaccaaTGCATGCAACAGTAATGGAAGCTTCAGAGCTGTGCTCTACAAATCATCCAGAGGTGCTTCAGGGCCCACTTAGTATGTGCATGTTTACAACTATTACACCTGTTTATGCTGCCATGCAGTCCAATCAAGAATAGCTACTGGATTCTGTTGATGCGCAGCAGTTGTAACCGTGAAGTGCAGGTTATATAGCTGTTTACCTTTTGCTGCAGGAAGCCTAGTGGCAACCGTGGAGATATTgaaagctaagctttctttgtctaGTTAACCATGGTTTCGTGTTGGTCAGTCGACCAGTATTTTGCATGTTAAGACCCAGCAAACTAGCTTATATAGCAACGAATTGACCCACAGGATAgtgccactggttatgtgccTTTTGACCAATACCATAAAACGGTTATGTGACACTCATGCAAGATGAATAGAAAGACGCCTGAAATGTATTAAAATTATTTGTCTACCCTCCCGCCGGTTTTGGTGTGGCTGCTGTTCCTGGCTGCTTTATGGTGCTGGGTAGGTATGTACCtcggtggatatatatatatatacaaaacacaAACACATTTGAAGGTTACGCGTGTGCCGAATACAAGTATACCAGTGAACAGAGAGAGCTTATACTAGGTGGCCCAAGATAAAACACTCAAagcaagtgagagagagagggctctttattagaaaaacagaattttgccggcgtgtgtataactgctggcatgctactctgtatagggatggggaatgggattaaaagattccagaagagagtgggagaaaaagaggataaaaataagAATGCATGAACTGTAAAGTGGCATTATGCAAGTAGATGAAAGACAAAAGCCTACATATGTGGGTTCCTCCATATCTACAGGTACTGTTAGAAATTTTGATCGCCATGGTACAGGTACTGATGCCAGACGAACAACATTCCATGTATTAGTATCGCATAGCAGTTAATGTGTTGTTCACTTGCTGTAGGTTCAGTTTATCTTGGGCCACCCTATATAACCCCTGTATGTGGACTGGCAAAATAGGGCCAGTAAGCACACCTCTGTTCTGCATAGTAAAAGATGGATTCATACATAAAACCTGTACATGTAGTGCCCACTCATAGGTACCTCCAAAGCACACTGACCTCTTAAAATGGATTGTTTTATTTAATTAGAGGGTATGTGCCTGCCACTGGGAGTGTGCCTATTCTTGGACAACCCCGACATTACCATCATGGGATGGTTTGCCAAGGATAAAAGTAGACTCCATTCCAAAAAGCGTTCACTGCTCTTTCCAGTCCATGAAGAttgtcgaacagcgaagctgtgttacaCCGAGTGTTGCACCGTGCAAGTCAAACTTTGCAAGCAGTGTTGCTGACGCTCACgataggcagcttcttcctcaggtgTATGCACttctcgtggtcttcccatagttgtagctgggatagaatgtgcggaaccactaatccaaagttCTGCGCAAGGCctaccactggagatgcgggtgcTGCAATCGTTTGACGACTGATGTGGCTGCCTGCACTTCTTGCTgacgcaagaagtgccggcagccacacGCTCCTAGTATCACATTTCAATTGCTGGGCTCTGTTCATTGACCACAAACCgtcagcataacatttgtttctttcatggcagggtggaatcaattgTAGATAAATTTGATGCCAATCTGGCTCGATCGCCAAAAATGGACCGTGTtacaaccgtataagattcgcatataagatagcattctcacagggggaaaggggtcacttgaacccctttccccctgttgagttcttcttttcctctcccactaggtcacgtggcccctttttagcgaagtcgGACAGCGGcagcacagggtccgcataaacagcttcagTGTAAAATATGGAtccagaaaagaataaaaaatggcagtcAAAAAGGTTAAATATGATGCAGCAGACAGATGACAAAAACACATACTATACAGATGCCAGTCATAATGCCAAAATCAGCATTCTGGCATAGCTTGTGAGTGGTGTAATGCTTGAACATAATAATAACATGAGATTAAAGTTGTGGCGGATAAAAATTGCACGCGATTACATATTGCATAGGAAAGTAAACACAACTGTATGCATTGTTAATTGGATAGCATTAATGAACCGCTTCACATGGATTCCACCATTTGGGTTGGACCTGCATAATAAGTACAATATTCTTTTTGAATATTGTATTTATCTCAGCATACACCTCTCCTCACTCACTACTCTTCCCTCAAAAAACATCACTTTCatc includes:
- the lsn gene encoding vacuolar-sorting protein SNF8 — encoded protein: MRRRVGGVGAIQKQQLTQARFKDRGTELAEEQLQQMTRQMEAFRAKLQGFAAKHKNDIRKNPQFRRQFQEMCATAGVDPLASSKGFWADMLGVGDFYYELGVQIIEVCLATSHRNGGLMSLEELRERVTKSRSSAHRQEEITQDDLLRAIEKLKALGKGFQLISIGCRYLVQSVPTELSLDHTNVIKQAGTTGYASVGSLVQDLGWDNDRAQKALEDLLKEGLVWLDTQAPKEHLYWFPGLVR